The Rhodoflexus caldus genome includes the window TTTTTGGACAGCCTCTTTATTTTTTTAGGGATACATCAGCACACGGCTTTTGGAGATAAATTTGCACAGACCTGCCTAATCCGCCTGAATCCGTATTCCCCAAAAAAATCTGCTGTAAATTGATTACTTAATTTCTGTCAAAAATTTTTTCACCGCCTCAACGGTTATGGTTGGGTTTTCTTCCATAGGTACATGCCCCAGCCCTTTGAATATAACAAGCGTATCGTTTGGTAAGTCGCGGTGGAATTTGTAGGCGCACTCAACGGGAATCAGCAAATCGCGGTCGCCCCACATAATCAGCGTTGGCATGTTTAATTTTTTCACTAACAGTGTATCGGTAGGTTTACTCATGCTGCTCATTCTATCAACAAAAGCGCGGCGGTTGCCCGGGTGCAGGCTCAGTTCATAATAGCGGTCAATTACTTCATCGGTAACTAAGGAAGGGTCGCCGTAAACATTGGCTACACTTTTTTCAATGACCGAACGCGGCAGTACATAGCGGACAAGGTCTTTTACTACGGGCACGGTTGCCAGCCTGAAAGCTACGGGCGATTCTCTGCGGGTAGTTTTGCTTGCCGGATAGCCGCCAGCATCTACCAGAATCAAAGCAGCTACACGGTTGGGGTGTTGCAAGGCATAATTCCATGCAATGCTTCCACCAAGCGAATTACCGCCCAAAATACATTTATCAATGCGGAGTTGATTTAAAAAATCATTGAGGAAAGACACATAGGCAGCCATGGAATAATCACCTTTGGGATGAGGCCCTGTGAGCCCGTAGGCCGGTAAGTCTAAACGCACCACCCGACGATTGGCTGCAAGCATTGTCGCCCAACCATCCCATGTGTGCAGGCTTGCACCCGTTCCATGCAACAATACAATGGGCGTAGTGTCTTGCGCATTCCCTTCGGTGCGGTAGTGCACTTCCATGCCCTGTACTTCAACAAAGGCTGAAGGCGGCTGTGCATATTTTTGTCGCAGCGTTTCTTTGGGCAAGTCGTTTTTCCAAAACCACGCCAGCAACAGCAAGATAAGAACTGCCAATCCGCCAATCAGACGGAGAAGCCATTTCAGAAGTGTTTTCATTGTCAGAGAAGAAATGATTGTTCGTGGAAAAATTCTGCCATGCGCATACCGACTTCCGACGGCATTTCTGCCTGAATAAAGTGTCCGGCATCTAAACTTACCAACTCAAAAGATTGAAAACATTGTTCTGCACCTTTCAGGTAGTCGGCTATAATGACAATATCGCGGCTGCCGTGGATATAGAGGCAGTCCATGGGAATAATCGTGCGCGATTCCATAAGTTGCTGCCAGCGCGGCAGGTCGTGGGCGTACATTGTGCGGTAGTAGTTCGAGCTTGTGGCGGCTGTTCCCGGGATTTTGAAAGTACGCACATATTCTTGCAACACATCTTCAGGGAAAGGTTGGCGATGTGCCAGCCGCAAAAAGTGTCGCAGCCAGATTTCTTCATTGCCCGTAATCATGGCTTCGGGTAGTTGGGGCTGCTGCATGAAGGATTGATACCAGTAAAAAGTCATGCCTTTTTCCTTGATGGCCTCGCGGGCGGCATTGTTGCCGATGGCATTGTTGATGATATTAATGTTCATCAAGCAGAGGGCTGCCACACGTTCGGGGGCTGCCAGTGCGACTTCTTGTGCTATTACGCCTCCCCAATCGTGCCCTGCAAGGAAAAAATTATCAACGTTAAGTGCGTCCGCAATGGCAAGTACATCCTGTGCAAGGTTTTCTTTGCTGTAAGCCGAAAGTTCCATAGTGCGCTCCGATTCGCCCATTCCGCGCAGGTCGGGGCGTATGACGCGGTAGGTGCTGAGTTGAGGCAACAGGGCTTCCCACGTGTAAGAAGTTTCCGGCCATCCATGTAAAAGTATAACGACAGGCTTATCAGGTTCGTTTGTATCCCGCACGAAGAAATGGCCTCTTGGTGTCAGTAAGAGTTGATTGTTCATACAGTTGTTTCATTTTCATGGAGAGCAAGGATATAAAAAAAGCGCCGATGAAACAATAACATCGGCGCTTTGCATAAAGAAGGCTTAAATTATCCCAATTTGAAAACAATCGGAAGTACGATACGCTGCTTCACGGGGCGGCCGCGCTGCTTGCCGGGCTTCCATTTGGGTGCATTTTCGAGTACGCGAACGGCTTCTTCGTCGCAACCTGCGCCAATGCCTTTTACGGCTTTAACGTCGGTGATGCTGCCGTCTTTTTCTACAACGAACTGTACAAATACTTTACCTTCCACACCCATACGACGAGCTTGTGCAGGGTATTTGAGGTTTTTACTAACATACTTGAGGAAGGCTTCCATACCGCCAATAGGCTCGGCACCTTCTTCTACGATAGTGAAAATTTCTTCCACTTCCTCCTCTTTTACGGGAGCCGCTTCAACAACTTTCACTACTTCTTGCTTTTGAACAACGGTGTTTTGGTTCACCTCTACGTTCAAATCCACTTCCAAATCCTGCTTGATGTCCTCTTCATCGGGAACTTCCACGATTTCAGGGGCAACGATTTTAGGTGGTGGAGGTGGTTTTTGCTCGGTAGGAGGGATTTCCATTACTTCTTCCGCTACGTCCTGCAATGTACCAAGGCTTGCAACCTTAGCTTCATCGTAGGTTTTCCACTCAAAAGCGGTCAAAATGATACCAAGGCTGATAGCCATGCCGATGGTGAAAATCGGGCCGGCGTAAGATTTGTGGATGTCCACATCTTCATACTTCTTGGTGATGCCATCATGCACAATATTGGAGGTGATAATTTCCCGCCTGTTATTGTCCATGATTCTGTTGAACAAGAATATCAATCCCGCAATGAGCGCGGCGATTAATACTCCGATAATGAGTACTACAGACATGTTTTTTCGGTGTTAAACAGTAAATAATAGCCTTCAATCCCAAAACTAAGGTTCTGCCGAAGAAGTTCCAAATTTTTTTTGGACTATTTTGTAATCAGCAGCATGGCTTTTTGCTCTATTTTCCTGCCGGTTTTGTCTTCTGCCTGAATTACAAGGGCATAGGTTCCGGTGGGTACCGTAACGCCTTTGTAGGTGCCGTCCCATCGCTCGTCGGGGTTTTCGGAGTAGTAAATCAGTTCGCCCCAGCGGTTGAAAATTTGGAGATGAAACTTGTCTATGAATCGGGCAGTTACACCGAAGGTGTCGTTCAGGCCGTCGCTATTGGGGCTGAAGGCCGTAGGATAGGTGAGGATTGCATTAATGCGCAGTCGTACAATATTGGTGTATAATGCCACAACGCCCCCTCGCGTATTGACCAACGCAATCAGGCGAAAACGCAGCACTTGGTCGCTGAAATTGCTGACGGGCAGGAACATGGAAGTGCGTGAGGTAGGGCGAAAAATATTAACGGTTCTGTCGTTTTCGTCCAACTGTTCAATAATATAGTTTACCGTGCCATAGCCGAGCAGTTCCTGCCAGTTGAATAAAACGCTGTCGCCGCTGATTTTTCCGTTGAGAACGGTGGTACAGAAAAGCTCTGTCCAAGGGGCTTGATTGCCGCAATTATCTACATAGGACAATTGGTAACAATAAGCATCGCCGGCAGTAAACACGTTGTTGTCTATGTAGGGCGGGCTGGTTTGATTGAGGGTGATTTGTTGTGTCGGTTGCCCGGGCGCAATTTTGCGCAACAGTACGCTTGCTATACGGGTGCGTTCGGGCTGTCGCCAGGTAATCAACACCTGTTCGTTGGCAACCGTAGCCAGTGTTTCAGTAAACCTTTTCGGGTCGGAGTCGCGGCTGGTAGTAATGCAGACCTCCTGCGATACCGACAAGGCTGCGCCATTGTAGTAACGGGCTTCTAAGCGATAGCAATATTGCGTGCCGCAGGTGATGTCGCGGTCTTCAAATTGCAAGGTGTTTTGTCCTGTCCACTCACCAATTTTCACGCCGTTTCTGAACAGCGTGTAAGAGGTAAAGCCTACGTGCAGCGGTGCACTCCAATTGATGCGGTTCAGTTCGCGCAGCGGCGTTACCCGCACCGTATGTGTACCCAAGAGGTTAAAATAATTGACCGGCGTATTAGGTGTGCAGGGATTGACGGCTTCTATGGCATAAGTGTAGCGGTCAAAAGCTGAAGTAATATCCGGAGAAGTAAAGGAAGTGCTGCCTGCTGCCAGATTAAAGGTTTTAACGCTGTTGTCTGACGAATTAACCTGCCGCAGCCTGTAATTGAACCCTGCCGGCAGTGTATAATTGACGCGGGCGCGCCCATCGGGCAGTACGGTTACGGCACTGAGCGTAGGTGCGGGTATTTGTGTTACCACATTGACGCGTTGCGAAGCGCTTCCGCAAGTAATATTTTGCCCTGTAATGCCTTTAACGGTTATGTTGAAGCTACCCTCCGCGCTGTAACTGTGTTGTTTTGTATCGCCGCCTTTGGCGTTGGTTGTTGCGCCGTCGCCCCATTCAATTTCATAATCAGGGAAAACCGTATCGGTAATTTCTACGCTGACGCTCCGATTGCTGCAAGTACTTACGCGGAAAGTAGGATTGCGCGGTTCAATAACAGTCAGCTCGATGGGTTGCGAAATATTGCCGCCGGAACCAAGCGTGTTTAATCCTTGCCTGATGAGGTATTTACCCGGACGAGTGAACGTGAAACTTTTATCGAGCCGCAGTTGCCCGTCGCCGTAGTCATAAACCACAAGATTGGGAGGCGCACCCGAGCAGTCGGTTGGTGTAACGGTAGCAGGGGCACAAACAACTGTTGCAGGTAGTCGGAAGCAAGGCTGCACACCTGTTTGCGCATAAGCAACTGCCGATAACCATAGGCAGCCTGCTGAGGCGGCTGCCGCTAATAACAAACGCTGATAGATTTTTTGCATGAGTGATGGTATCATTCAGGAAGTAACGGGTGCGGCAAAAGCAGTCGCCTCCCGCAACTTACAGCCTTTTGCAAAAATAGTGCACATCATTTATCGGGCGGGTAAAACAAAAATGCTTCATAGCAAATTATTAAATGTAACGTAATTTTGTGAAGTCCTTCTTTACCACTTTTCATGAAACTCAATTTACAACACAAAGAGTCGTTCAGCAGTCGTCATATTGGACCCGATGCGGCACAAATCGAGAGTATGCTGCGTGTGATTAAAGCACCTTCGGTAGATGCTTTGATAAATGAAACCATTCCCGGAGGCATTCGCAGCCGTAAGGCAATGAATTTGCCGCAGCCGCAAACCGAGGCAGAGTTTCTGGCATCGTTCAAAGAGATTGCCTCCAAAAACCGCATTTTCAAATCGTTTATCGGTTTGGGGTATCATCCTTGCATCACTCCTAATGTGATTTTGCGGAATATTTTGGAAAATCCGGCATGGTACACGGCTTACACGCCCTATCAGGCCGAAATTGCACAGGGGCGTTTGGAGATGCTGCTCAATTTCCAAACCATGGTGATTGACCTGACAGGCATGGAAATAGCCAATGCGTCATTGCTGGATGAGGCTACGGCAGCAGCAGAGGCCATGGCATTGCTCCATGCGGTTCGCCCCAAAGAAAAGAAAGATGCGCATAAATTTTTTGTGTCCGACAATTGTCTGCCGCAAACCATTGATGTGTTGAAAACCCGTGCGTATCCGCTGGGTATTGAGTTGGTGATTGGCGACCATTCTACTTACGATATTACCGACCCGCTGCTGTTTGGGGTTTTGTTGCAATACCCGGGTGCAAACGGCAAGGTAGAAGACTATACCGACTTCATCACCGCCTTGCACGAGCAGCATGTGAACGTTGCCGTTGCAGCCGATTTAATGGCGCTCACGCTGCTGAAATCCCCGGGCGAAATGGGTGCTGATGTGGTTGTGGGCTCTGCCCAACGCTTTGGCGTACCTATGGGCTACGGCGGCCCTCATGCGGCCTTCTTTGCTACGAAAGAAGAATACAAGCGCCAGATTCCGGGACGCATCATCGGGGTTTCCAAAGATGCCAACGGTAAAGTTGCCTACCGCATGGCGCTGCAAACCCGCGAGCAGCACATCCGCCGCGAAAAAGCCACCTCCAATATTTGTACCGCGCAAGTATTGCTGGCCGTTATGTCGGCAGCTTATGCGATTTACCATGGCCCCGAAGGTCTGAAAGCAATTGCAACCCGTATTCATGGGCTGACCGTACTGCTTGCCGATGCGCTTCGCTCCATTGGTTTTCAGGTGAAGCATGACCAGTTTTTTGATACGCTGCAAATTACCAGTACCCCCGGCTTTACGGAGAGCATTCGGGAGTTTGCCGAAAAACTGCACATCAATTTGCAGTACGACTTAGCACCGCCTCATATCGGTATTTCCTTGAATGAGACGACTACCATAGAAGACGTTGCCGACCTGATTCGCATTTTCTCGGGCTCTCGCGATTTAAGCTATATCTACGACATTGAGAGTAAGCAAGACGAAATGTATTCGCCCATAAGGCCCGAATTGCTGCGCCATACGCCTTACCTGACCCATCCGGTGTTTAATACGTACCACTCGGAGCATGAGATGTTGCGCTATCTGAAAATGCTGGAAAACAAGGACTTATCGTTGGTGCACTCCATGATTCCGCTGGGTTCATGCACCATGAAGTTGAACGCTACGGCTGAAATGATACCCGTAACATGGCCCGAAATGGGCAGCCTGCACCCGTTTGCGCCCGTAGAGCAAGCACAGGGCTATGCGCAAATCTTTAAAGACCTTGAAAAGTGGCTGTGCGAAGTAACAGGCTTTGATGCAGTTTCTTTGCAGCCCAATTCAGGTGCACAGGGCGAGTATGCCGGTCTGATGGTGATTCGCGCTTATCACCACGACAGGGGCGACTATCACCGCAACGTAGCCCTCATCCCAACTTCGGCACATGGAACAAACCCTGCCAGCGCCGTAATGGCCGGTATGAAAGTGGTGCTGGTGAAGTGCGATGAAAACGGCAACATTGACGTAGAAGACTTGAAAGAAAAGGCAGCGGCACACAGCAAGGAACTTGCCTGCCTGATGGTTACGTATCCTTCTACGCACGGTGTGTTTGAAGAAGAAATTAAGCAAATTTGCGATATTATTCACCGCAATGGCGGACAGGTTTATATGGATGGAGCTAACATGAACGCACAGGTAGGCCTGACAAGCCCTGCCAATATTGGTGCGGACGTTTGCCACCTGAACCTCCACAAAACATTCTGCATTCCACACGGCGGCGGCGGTCCCGGCATGGGGCCTATTGGTGTGGCAAAACATTTAGCACCTTACCTGCCCGGTCATGTATTTGTAAAAACAGGTGGGGAAAAAGCCATTACCGCAGTTTCAGCCGCACCTTTTGGCAGTGCCAGCATTTTGGCTATATCCTACGCCTATATTGCCATGATGGGCGCGGAAGGCATCACTCGTTCAACAGAAATTGCCATTCTGAATGCTAACTATATCAAAGACCGTTTGGCAGAGCACTATCCTATCTTGTATCTGGGCAAAAACGGTCGCTGTGCACATGAAATGATTATTGATTGCCGTCCGTTTAAGCAGGCAGGCGTAGAAGTGGAAGACATAGCCAAGCGCTTAATGGATTATGGTTTCCACGCTCCTACGGTATCTTTCCCTGTGGCAGGCACAATGATGATAGAGCCGACAGAAAGTGAAACACAGGAAGAACTTGACCGTTTCTGTGATGCGATGATAGCCATTCGTGCCGAGATTGCTGAAATAGAATCGGGCAAAGCCGACCGCACCAATAACGTGTTGCACCACGCACCGCATACGGCGGAAGTTATCATGTCCGACAGTTGGGACAGACCTTATTCACGTGAAAAAGCCGCCTATCCGCTGCCGTATATCCGCACGGCGAAATTCTGGCCGTCAGTCAGCCGTATAGACAATGCCTTTGGCGACAGAAACTTGGTATGCAGTTGCTTGCCTGTTGAAATGTATGAAACGCAGGCGGTATAAACCATTCACAGAATAAGCGCAACGTCGGTTGAACTATTTTTCAACCGACGTTATTTTTTTGTTTCTA containing:
- a CDS encoding alpha/beta fold hydrolase, which gives rise to MKTLLKWLLRLIGGLAVLILLLLAWFWKNDLPKETLRQKYAQPPSAFVEVQGMEVHYRTEGNAQDTTPIVLLHGTGASLHTWDGWATMLAANRRVVRLDLPAYGLTGPHPKGDYSMAAYVSFLNDFLNQLRIDKCILGGNSLGGSIAWNYALQHPNRVAALILVDAGGYPASKTTRRESPVAFRLATVPVVKDLVRYVLPRSVIEKSVANVYGDPSLVTDEVIDRYYELSLHPGNRRAFVDRMSSMSKPTDTLLVKKLNMPTLIMWGDRDLLIPVECAYKFHRDLPNDTLVIFKGLGHVPMEENPTITVEAVKKFLTEIK
- a CDS encoding alpha/beta fold hydrolase is translated as MNNQLLLTPRGHFFVRDTNEPDKPVVILLHGWPETSYTWEALLPQLSTYRVIRPDLRGMGESERTMELSAYSKENLAQDVLAIADALNVDNFFLAGHDWGGVIAQEVALAAPERVAALCLMNINIINNAIGNNAAREAIKEKGMTFYWYQSFMQQPQLPEAMITGNEEIWLRHFLRLAHRQPFPEDVLQEYVRTFKIPGTAATSSNYYRTMYAHDLPRWQQLMESRTIIPMDCLYIHGSRDIVIIADYLKGAEQCFQSFELVSLDAGHFIQAEMPSEVGMRMAEFFHEQSFLL
- a CDS encoding energy transducer TonB, yielding MSVVLIIGVLIAALIAGLIFLFNRIMDNNRREIITSNIVHDGITKKYEDVDIHKSYAGPIFTIGMAISLGIILTAFEWKTYDEAKVASLGTLQDVAEEVMEIPPTEQKPPPPPKIVAPEIVEVPDEEDIKQDLEVDLNVEVNQNTVVQKQEVVKVVEAAPVKEEEVEEIFTIVEEGAEPIGGMEAFLKYVSKNLKYPAQARRMGVEGKVFVQFVVEKDGSITDVKAVKGIGAGCDEEAVRVLENAPKWKPGKQRGRPVKQRIVLPIVFKLG
- a CDS encoding T9SS type B sorting domain-containing protein; this translates as MQKIYQRLLLAAAASAGCLWLSAVAYAQTGVQPCFRLPATVVCAPATVTPTDCSGAPPNLVVYDYGDGQLRLDKSFTFTRPGKYLIRQGLNTLGSGGNISQPIELTVIEPRNPTFRVSTCSNRSVSVEITDTVFPDYEIEWGDGATTNAKGGDTKQHSYSAEGSFNITVKGITGQNITCGSASQRVNVVTQIPAPTLSAVTVLPDGRARVNYTLPAGFNYRLRQVNSSDNSVKTFNLAAGSTSFTSPDITSAFDRYTYAIEAVNPCTPNTPVNYFNLLGTHTVRVTPLRELNRINWSAPLHVGFTSYTLFRNGVKIGEWTGQNTLQFEDRDITCGTQYCYRLEARYYNGAALSVSQEVCITTSRDSDPKRFTETLATVANEQVLITWRQPERTRIASVLLRKIAPGQPTQQITLNQTSPPYIDNNVFTAGDAYCYQLSYVDNCGNQAPWTELFCTTVLNGKISGDSVLFNWQELLGYGTVNYIIEQLDENDRTVNIFRPTSRTSMFLPVSNFSDQVLRFRLIALVNTRGGVVALYTNIVRLRINAILTYPTAFSPNSDGLNDTFGVTARFIDKFHLQIFNRWGELIYYSENPDERWDGTYKGVTVPTGTYALVIQAEDKTGRKIEQKAMLLITK
- the gcvP gene encoding aminomethyl-transferring glycine dehydrogenase; the protein is MKLNLQHKESFSSRHIGPDAAQIESMLRVIKAPSVDALINETIPGGIRSRKAMNLPQPQTEAEFLASFKEIASKNRIFKSFIGLGYHPCITPNVILRNILENPAWYTAYTPYQAEIAQGRLEMLLNFQTMVIDLTGMEIANASLLDEATAAAEAMALLHAVRPKEKKDAHKFFVSDNCLPQTIDVLKTRAYPLGIELVIGDHSTYDITDPLLFGVLLQYPGANGKVEDYTDFITALHEQHVNVAVAADLMALTLLKSPGEMGADVVVGSAQRFGVPMGYGGPHAAFFATKEEYKRQIPGRIIGVSKDANGKVAYRMALQTREQHIRREKATSNICTAQVLLAVMSAAYAIYHGPEGLKAIATRIHGLTVLLADALRSIGFQVKHDQFFDTLQITSTPGFTESIREFAEKLHINLQYDLAPPHIGISLNETTTIEDVADLIRIFSGSRDLSYIYDIESKQDEMYSPIRPELLRHTPYLTHPVFNTYHSEHEMLRYLKMLENKDLSLVHSMIPLGSCTMKLNATAEMIPVTWPEMGSLHPFAPVEQAQGYAQIFKDLEKWLCEVTGFDAVSLQPNSGAQGEYAGLMVIRAYHHDRGDYHRNVALIPTSAHGTNPASAVMAGMKVVLVKCDENGNIDVEDLKEKAAAHSKELACLMVTYPSTHGVFEEEIKQICDIIHRNGGQVYMDGANMNAQVGLTSPANIGADVCHLNLHKTFCIPHGGGGPGMGPIGVAKHLAPYLPGHVFVKTGGEKAITAVSAAPFGSASILAISYAYIAMMGAEGITRSTEIAILNANYIKDRLAEHYPILYLGKNGRCAHEMIIDCRPFKQAGVEVEDIAKRLMDYGFHAPTVSFPVAGTMMIEPTESETQEELDRFCDAMIAIRAEIAEIESGKADRTNNVLHHAPHTAEVIMSDSWDRPYSREKAAYPLPYIRTAKFWPSVSRIDNAFGDRNLVCSCLPVEMYETQAV